The Lysinibacillus irui sequence AAGTAAATGAAGGCTCTATTAAAATTGATGGCATTGATATCCGTGATTTTAAACTGCAATCGTTGCGTTCGCATATAGGGATTGTCCAACAGGATGTCTTTTTATTTGATGGCACTATTCGTGAAAACATTGCCTATGGTAATTTACATGCGAATGAAGAAGATATTTGGAATGCAGCACAACGAGCACAGCTTACCGATGTCATCCAAACTCTTCCTGAGGGAATGGATACATTGATTGGTGAGCGTGGTGTGAAACTATCAGGCGGGCAGAAGCAAAGATTATCGATCGCTCGTATGTTTTTGAAGAACCCCAAAATTTTAATATTAGATGAAGCAACATCAGCATTGGATACAGAGACTGAACAAGCTATCCAGCAAGCGTTAAATGAGCTAGCCATTGGACGTACTACATTAGTAATTGCCCATCGTTTAGCAACGATTAAAGATGCAGACAGAATTGTAGTTGTCTCGAAAAAGGGTATTGTTGAAGAAGGTACACATGAGCAATTAATGGAACGAAAAAATGCTTACTATGGCTTGTATACAGCTCAATTTGGTTTACAAATATAAGGGTGATAGTGCGCTCGAAAAAGAAAGGAAGTTAAAAATGGCAGTACTAGAAATAGATCGTGTTGCGATAGGTTATCCCTCAGCGCTCATCGTCAATGATTTAAGTGTGAAAATTCCTAAAGAACAAATCTCCACAATTATTGGTCCAAATGGTTGTGGTAAATCTACTTTATTAAAAGCTGTAGCCCGTGTACTTCGAACACAAAATGGAGCAATCTATTTAGATGGCAAAGCTATTCACCAATTAAAGACAAAAGAAGTAGCGAAAAGGATGGCTATTTTACCTCAAACGGCAACAGCACCAGGAGGGTTAACGGTTTTTGAGTTAGTATCATACGGTCGTTTTCCACACCAAGTAGGATTTAGGAATTTACACAAGGAAGACTATGAATATATCCATTGGGCAATTGATGCTACAGGGCTGAGAGAATATAGTGATCGACCCATTGAAGCATTGTCAGGTGGTCAGCGCCAAAGAGTATGGATTGCCATGGCATTGGCACAAGGCACAGATATTTTAGTACTAGATGAACCAACAACTTATTTAGATTTAGCACATCAGCTTGATATTTTATTGCTGCTTCAAAAGCTAAATAAAGAAGAACGACGAACAATTATCATGGTATTGCACGATTTGAATCATGCTTCCCGTTTCTCGCATTTTCTGATGGCCATGAGAGAGGGCAATTTAATCGTGAATGGCAGTCCAAAAGAAGTGATGACAAAAGAAAATTTACAAACCGTTTTCAATATCGACGCAGAAATGGCTGTTTGTCCATTTAGTAAAAATCCAATTTGCTTATCTTATCAGCTGCACGACATGAAGGTATAAAATTTGAGGAGGAAATAGAATGACTACGTCGACAGAAGTAGGGGAGCTCAACGAAATACAAAAGCTCCAGAAACGATCTCATCCGATCCGTGGAGCAGTAGCCTTAATTGTTGGAATAATTGGATTAATATTTACCTTCGTTTTATCGATTTCCTTTGGTGCTGCGGATATTTCATTGGGTACTATTTGGACGGCAGTTACCCAATATTCCCCTGGATTAACAACACATCAAGTTATTCATGATATTCGCTTACCTCGCGTACTTGGAGCTGCATTAGTGGGCGCGAGCTTTGCAGTAGCAGGGGCGATCATGCAAGGGATGACACGCAACCCGTTAGCAGACTCGGGATTACTAGGCTTAAATTCAGGAGCTGCCTTGATGCTAGCAATATGCTTTGCCTTTTTCCCTGGTCTACCTTATATGTATTTAATTTTATGGTCCTTTGTAGGAGCAGGTCTTGGCGTTCTCATTGTTTATGGAATTGGCTCACTGTCTAATGGTGGCTTAACACCAATGCGACTTGTTCTAGCTGGAGCTGCTGTCAGTACATTGCTTGGCGCACTAGGGGAAGGGATTGCTCTTTACTATCGCATTGGACAAAATCTAGCTTTTTGGTATGCGGGTGGGGTTTCGGGCACAAAATGGAGTCATCTACAGATTTTATCTCCATGGATACTTATCGCCATGATCGGTGCACTTACTCTATCACGTTCGATTACTGTGCTGAGCTTAGGCGAAGAAATTGCTGTTGGACTTGGGCAACGTACGGCTGCTGTAAAAGTATGGGGAATGATGATTGTTTTAATTTTAGCAGGAGCCGCAGTTTCTGTTTTAGGGGCAGTTGGTTTTGTAGGATTAATTATCCCTCATTTAACAAGATACATAGTAGGTCATGATTATCGTTGGATTATTTCCTGCTCAATCCTATATGGGGCATTGCTTGTAGTACTAGCTGATCTTATAGCACGTATGCTCAACCCACCATACGAAACACCTGTTGGCGCGCTTATTGCCTTTATCGGTGTACCTTTTTTCCTGTATTTAGCACGTAAGGGAGGAAAAGAACTATGAGTAATTGCTATTTAACACCAAGTCAAATTAAGTTAAAAAGAAAAAATATCTCCATTATGGTGATACTGATAGTTTTAATCTTCATTACCTTTATTATTAGTATGAATACTGGTGTCATTAAGCTAACACCTTTGGATATTTTGTGGACGCTTTTAGGACAAGGAGATGCACAACAACAAGTAATTTTATTTGAGTTCAGGCTACCTAGAATCGTCATTGCTGTATTCGTAGGGATGGGCTTAGCAATTTCAGGAGCTATTTTACAAGGTGTTTCAAAAAATGCTTTAGCAGATCCAGGGATACTAGGAATTAATGCTGGTGCAGGCCTGGCTGTCATGCTCTATGTATCATTTTTTCCTATTACAAAAGCAGCGCCTGTTTATTTACTACCAGTATTGGCTTTTATAGGGGCAGGTTTAACTGCGGTTATCATTTATACACTTTCTTATAGAAGGCATGAAGGTATTACACCGATGCGCTTAATTTTAACTGGGGTAGCAGTAGCGGCAGGGATTAGCTCTGCTATGATTGTGCTAACATTACGTCTGTCACCAGAAAATTATCAATTTGTAGCAACATGGCTAGCAGGGAGCATTTGGGGTTCAAATTGGCTATTTGTGTTTTCATTGTTACCTTGGCTAGTTATTTTATTGCCTTTTGTTTTTGTAAAAGCAACGGTATTAAATGTTTTGAATTTAGGTGAATTAACAGCTGTGGGGCTTGGGGCATCCATAGAAAAAGAGCGTCGTTGGTTGTTAGTAGCTGCTGTTGGCTTAGCAGGTGCTAGTGTTTCCGTAAGTGGAGGGATTGGTTTCGTAGGGCTGATCGCACCACATTTAGCTCGACAGCTTGTTGGAGCTAAGCATCAGTTTTTACTACCAACCGCAGCACTGTTAGGAGGCTTTCTAGTTTTAATGGCGGATACGGTTGGTCGTTCTATTTTTGAACCATCAGAAATTCCAACTGGGATTGTAGTAGCTGTTATAGGTGCGCCGTATTTCTTATATTTGTTGGCAAGATTGAAGGAATAATTATGATTACACAATATCGCTTCAAAGTACGAGATGAAAAATAGTGTTAGTAGACTGTGATTATCGAGAATCTCGAGAATAGGAACAACCAGAAGTGTTGTTTTTAATATTTTTTTCTTGAAAAGAATAATTCGACTATGCTATACTTCATAGGTATGTAACGTGTACATATATAGCTGATGTTTCGCTCATATTCGGGCTATGTAAGGTACAGTTCGATAATACTCTGTTCCAGATGGTTCAGGGCGAGAGGAGAAAACGAATATGAAACAAGGAATTCATCCAGACTACAAAGAAGCAACAGTAACTTGCTCTTGTGGGAACACTTTCAAAACTGGTTCAGTAAAAGAAAACATCGTTGTCGAGTTCTGCAACGAATGTCACCCATTCTATACTGGCCGTCAAAAATTCGCGTCTGCTGATGGTCGCGTGGATCGTTTCAACAAAAAATACGGTCTTAAAAACTAATGTTAGTTTAATACCTGCCAAGCATGCGCTTGGCAGGTATTTTTTTCAGAAAATAAACATGTTGATGCAAGTCTTTTCAAAATCCAGATTGAAATGAAGAAAGGGAGAAGACAAAATGGCACAGCTATATTTTAAACATGGTGCAATGAATAGTGGGAAATCGATAGAAATTCTAAAAGTTGCCCATAATTATGAAGAACAGCAGAAGCCTGTGATGATGTTTACTTCAGGTTTAGATACACGTGATGAGGTTGGCTTTGTTTCAAGTCGAGTAGGATTACGACAACAGGCCATTCCTGTATATGAGGATACAAACATTTTCGAACTAGTTAAAAATAATGTCGTCAAGCCATATTGTGTGCTTGTAGATGAAGTTCAATTTCTAAAAAAAGCCCATGTTTTACAACTAGCTAATATTGTGGATCAATTGGACATCCCTGTGATGGGCTTTGGATTAAAAAATGATTTTCAAAATGAGCTATTTGAAGGTAGCCAATACATGCTTACATATGCAGATAAAATTGAGGAAATGAAAACAATTTGCTGGTTCTGTCATAAAAAGGCGACAATGAATTTACGAGTAGATGAAAGCGGTAAGCCAGTCTACACAGGGGATCAAATTCAAATCGGTGGGAATGACTCGTATTATCCCGTTTGCCGAAAATGTCACGCACATCCATCACTATAAAGCATGTGACAACGCTAAGAAAAAGTAGCATACATGCGAAAATTTCCTTATACTAAGTAGTGGAAATAAGAAATGTAAATTAGCCATTACGCCTAAGCGTCATTTTGATTGTAGCTGCTTCTCCTTAAAGAAGGAGCATCTTAAAAAACTAAATAGAGGTGAAATCCATGTTTGATCGATTACAAGCAGTGGAAGATCGCTATGAAAGGCTAACAGAGCTTTTGAGCGATCCGGATATTGTTAATGACAGTAAGAAATTACGTGAATATTCTAAAGAACAATCAGATATCCAAGAAACAGTGGATACTTATCGTGAATATAAAAGTGTTAAAGAGCAGTTAGTGGATACACGTGAAATGTTAGATAGCGAAAAAGATCCTGATATGCATGAAATGGTGAAGGAAGAATTTAACCTATTAAAAGCACAGCAGGAAGAGCTAGAAGAACGTTTACGTATTTTATTAATTCCAAAAGATCCGAATGATAATAAGAACGTTATTATGGAAATTCGTGGTGCAGCTGGTGGTGACGAAGCTAATATCTTTGCGGGTGATTTGTTCCGTATGTATTCTCGCTATGCAGAAACACAAGGCTGGAAAATTGATATTATGGAAGCTACACCGAACCCAATGGGCGGCTATAAAGAAGTAATCTTTATGATAAACGGACAAGGAGCCTATTCAAAATTCAAATTTGAAAATGGTGCCCACCGTGTACAACGCGTCCCTGCTACAGAGTCACAAGGTCGTATTCATACATCGACAGCAACAGTAGCGTGCTTACCTGAAGTTGAAGAAGTAGATGTTGAGATCCATGAAAAAGATATTCGTGTAGATACATTTGCGTCTTCAGGTGCAGGTGGTCAATCCGTAAATACAACGATGTCTGCTGTTCGTATGACCCATTTACCAACAGGTGTGGTAGTTTCAATGCAGGATGAACGTTCACAAATTAAAAACCGTGAGAAAGCGATGAAAATTCTACGTGCCCGCGTTGCAGATATGTATATGCAAGAGGCGCAAAAGGAAATTGATGCTACACGTAAATCTGCTGTTGGCTCAGGTGACCGCTCTGAGCGAATCCGCACATACAATTATCCACAAAACCGTGTAACAGACCACCGTATCGGTTTAACGATTCAAAAGCTTGATCAAATCGTTGAAGGTAGACTAGACGAAATTATCGATGCACTTATTTTAGAAGAGCAAGCATCGAAGTTAGAGCGATTAAATGATGACCTATAAAAATGTGATGGAGGCCCTTGAGTGGGCTTCTTCTTTTTTAGTGGATAACGGTCGTGAGCAAACAGCAGCGCGTATTGTCATGCAACATGTACTGGGTACTAGTTATTCAGAGGTCATGTTACATTTACAGGAAGAATTAACAGCGGAGCAGCAAGAGACATTTAAAGCACTTCTAGAAGAACATGTGAGTGGGCGTCCAGTTCAATATTGTGTTGGTAGTGAGGAATTTTATGGTCGTTCCTTTTTAGTTGATGAATCGGTCCTAATTCCTCGCCCTGAAACAGAGGAATTAGTACTCGGAACAATCAATCGCTTGCCAAAACTTTTTCAACATCAAACATTGAAGCTAGCTGATATCGGTACGGGCAGTGGAGCCATTGCCATTTCAATGAAGCTAGAATGTCCAGAGTTAACGGTTATTGCCACAGATTTATCAGAGGATGCATTAGCTACCGCACAAAAAAATGCCCAGCGCTTAGATGCGGATATTGATTTCAGATTGGGCGATTTAACCGCTCCGCTTGCAGGAGAGAAATTTGATATTGTTTTATCCAATCCACCGTATATCGCCTTTGATGAAGCGCAGGAAATGTCGAGTGTTGTGCTTGAGCATGAGCCGCATAGTGCGCTATTTGCGGAGGAAGACGGTCTTATTTTATATAGAAAATTAGCTGAACAATTACCCTTTTATATGAATAGCCCAGCATTAATAGGTTTAGAAATTGGTTATACACAAGGAGAAAAAGTAGCTAAATTCTTTCAAGATAGTTTTCCACAGGCTACAGTTTCAATAGAAAAAGATATTAATGGTAAACCTCGAATGATTTTTTGTGAGATTCATGTATAAAGTTTCTTGAACTTGCCAACAATGTTGAGCAAGGAGGGATTTTTATGTTAAACGAATACAAGATTATTAGATTACCTAAACAAAATATCTTTCTAGCTTTTGCTAGATTAGTAGTAGTGGCGATTGCTTTGCAACTATGTATTTTATATATTCCATCATTAGTAGGCTTTGCAAAGGAAGCTATGAATGATGAGCAAGAAAAGGATTTTCGTATACGCATTATTGCAAACAGTAATACGACACAAGATCAGCGAGAGAAAGAGCAGCTTGCGGAAGATTTAAAGCCTTACTTTATGCAAGTTGCCACTGCTGGATTTGCAGGGAATGAGCAAATTCTTTCTTTAAAACAACAAATTGAAACAGAATTGAATGAAAATTATCCACAGATGGATACACAGGTTGTAGTTGGGGATAACTTATTTCCACCGAAAAGACAAGGTGCTGTTCTATATCCACAGAATGTGTATCATTCCATTGTCGTTAAGATTGGTGATGCGCGTGGGGATAACTGGTGGTGCAGCATCTTCCCATCCATTTGTGAGCCAGAAAAAGAAGAAGTAAAAGTGGAAGAGTCCGAAGAAAAAGAGCAAGTAACATTCTTTATATGGGAATGGATTAAAGGACTTTTTGAATGAATTGTGCACAAATTCAGATAACTTATACACATTTTTTAATAAGTTATAAACAATTTGTGGATAATTCAGTAAAAAACAATAATTGAAGGTAGGTTGTAATCATGGAAACTGTTTGCAAGGTTGTGGACAGTAATGTGAATAGTCAGATTAATTATACACAAGCTGTGGATATCTTAAATGCAGGAGAAGTAGTAGCATTTCCGACAGAAACGGTTTATGGCCTAGGAGCAGTTGCGACAAATGATCTGGCAGTTAAAAAAATATTTGAAGCGAAAGGACGCCCTTCAGATAATCCTTTGATTGTGCATGTTGGTACAAAAGAAGAAGTAGAGATTTATATCGAGCATATTTCAGAAGTAGCTAAACAATGCATGGATTTATTTTGGCCTGGACCGTTAACGCTTGTGATGCCAGCGAAGCCCAACGTCTTAGCTAAAAGTGTCACAGCTGGATTATCAACAGTCGGCATTCGAATGCCTGATCATCCAGTAGCGCTTGCTTTATTACAACAACTTAAAAAACCTCTTGCAGCGCCAAGTGCTAATCGTAGTGGTAAACCAAGTCCTACAGAAGCAGTCCATGTTTTAGATGATTTGGGAGGGTACATACCTTATATTTTAGATGGAGGCTCTACAGGCATAGGTTTTGAATCTACTGTGCTAGATGTTACACATGAGCCACCAGTCATTTTACGTCCAGGTGGCATTACAAAGGAAATGCTTGAGGCTAAGATTGGTCCTGTTATTCAACCGAACAAAGTTGAGCAGAAGTTAGACACAACTCCTAAGGCACCAGGAATGAAATATACACATTATGCACCGAATGCTCCTGTCTATTTAATAGACTGCCAATTGGAGAAAGTTAGGGAAGCGGTTAAGCAACTGCAGCACGAAGGCCATGCCGTAGCTCTACTTGCACCAGCTAATTTTGAAAATAGTGAGGCTGATTTTTACTTCTCTATTGGAGAAATGGGTAGTAAACAAGAAATGGGAGCCGCATTATACAATGCACTAAGAGCATGTGATAAAACAACCGCTACCATTATATTAGCAACAACAACCTCAACAGAAGGCGTAGGAGCAGCCATTATGAATCGACTGGAAAAAGCCTCTGGAGGTAAATGGTATTCATCTAAATAACAATGACTCAATTATGTTAGCGACAAAAGACATTGAAAATTTCATGTGTTTTGTCCTTTTTTTGTTCATATAAGAAATTCTATAAGAGGCAATTATGATAATAATGTATTTGCTAGCATAAAATGATAAAATATTAGGGAGCGAAGGAGTGCGTTCTTGCAGGGAATTCTTGCAGGTATATTAACGTCTGTTGATGTGATTGGTCTATATGTTTTGCTGCCAAATGTTAGGTATCGCTTATTTTTATCACTATGGACGGCTGCATTGCATATGCTTTTTCCATTATTAGGATTTGAATTAGGGAGTTATTTAGTACGTTTTCTTTTAGAATGGGGTCAATGGATTTCAAGTATTTTATTATTTTGTATTGGTATGCATTTACTATTATTCTCTCATCGAGATGAAAAAGTAACGATTTCTCCAGTACTTTTAGCTGTGACTGCAAGCCTAGATACCTTTTCAGTTAGTGTTTCTTTTGGTATGCTTAACTTAGAAAAAACAATTTTTATCATGAGTGCAGGGTTAAGTGCTCTAATTTGTGCTTATGGGTCATTAGTCATTGCACGTAGAAGCCAAGTCTTTTTTGGTAATAAAATTCAAATAGTTGCTGGGATTATATTCATCATCATGGGTATTCTAGCTATTCAACAATAGATCAAACTGGAGAGTGATAAGTGTGAAAATATTATTTGTTTGTACAGGCAATACTTGTCGCAGTCCAATGGCCGAAGTCATTTTAAAACATAAACAAGTAGACAATGTAGAAGTACGATCAGCAGGTATTTATGCAATGCCAAATGCACACATGTCAGCACATGCGCAACAAGTACTAAATGAAGCCCAAATGTCACATCAACATTTAGCAACTCAATTATCATTTGCTGAAATAGAGTGGGCTGACTTGATTTTGACAATGACGTCTGCTCATAAAGACACCGTCATTTCTAATTATCCAGGATCCGAATATAAAGTGTATACATTGAAAGAGTATACAAATGAAGGTAGTCTCGAAAATGTAGTAGATCCTTATGGGGGCAATAAAGCAATATATGAAGCAACATTTGCAGAATTAAAGGAATTGATTGATCAACTAATTAAAAAAATAGAAAAGAATTGAGGGGCCCTATGAAAAAACAATTTGGTTTACGACTTAAATTAGTGTTGTTTGTTAGTGTTCTTGCATTAATTACCTACAGTGTCAGTTTTATATTCATTGAGTTTTTACAACCGACTTTTTTCCCTGAAACTAATGGAAAATTGTTTCAAGTGATTACTTACACATTAGGTATTATATGGTCAGGTATATTGGCTGCTATTTTTAGTGTGATTTTAATCAAACCTTTACAGCAGCTTGAGCATTCTGCAACTCTTGTGGCAGAAGGGAAAATTGGACAGGATGTGCAAATGCCTAGAACAAATGATGAAATTCGATCAGTAGCAGAGGCCTTCCAACTAATGGTGTTAAATTTACGTCAAATGGTGGAAAGTATTGATCATAACTTCCAACAAACAAATCAGTCCATTATTCAACTCTCTGATGAGGCAGGAGTGGCGACAAAAAAGGCAGAAGGTATTGCCTCTACAGTGAAGCATATTTCTGCTGGTGCAGAAGCATCTGCAACAGCGGTACAAGATACTGCTGAAGCAATTGAGGATGTACGAGCACTTGCGACTGAAGTAAATAGTAGAGCAGAGGCATCCGCATCGCAATCAAAAGAGATCCTACATAATTTAACGACAACAACAAAAGCCATCGAAACACTAGTAAATAGTATCCAGCAAATTGCAACGGGTAATAATGAAGCATTAAAAAGCATTCATGCATTAGAAGAAAATGCTGGCCAAGTAGAACGCATTATTAGCTTAGTCGGAGACATTGCGGCACAAACAAATTTATTAGCATTAAACGCCTCAATCGAAGCAGCACGTGCAGGAGAGCATGGAAAGGGCTTTGCGGTAGTAGCGGAAGAAGTACGTGGTTTAGCTGATGAAAGTGCGAAAGCAGTCCAAGGCATTACAGCTTTAATCCAGTCCATGCAGCAGAATGTAGAAGTAGTTGTTAAACAAATGAACGAACAAGTGGCTTTTGCAACAAAGGAAGCTGATCGTGTTTCTGAAACAACGACAGCAGTAGAAGGAATGGCATCTAATGTCCATGAAATGGCGACAGCAATTGTTGAGATTTCTACTTTAATTGAACAGCAAATGCATAATATTGAAACGACAGCACGACAATCACAGGAAGTCGCAGCCATAGCAGAAGAAACATCAGCGGGAGCACAAGAAGTTCGAAGTGCTGCTGAAGAGCAAGCCCATGCAATTGAACAGGTTGAACATCTTGCGCAAAGTTTAAAAAAGCAATCAGAAGCATTGCATAAAATGATTCAACAATTTGATAGACAAGCATAGTCCTATGGGCTATACATAATTGCGATGAAAATCGGATTATGTATAGTCTTTTTTTCTTCCCTTTTGTCAGTAGTAAACTTCTATCTAAAAGTCGCCTTTATGTCCACTGCAAGTAAAAAGCTGAAAAAACTTTAGTAGATGGAATATTACAACAAAAGACTGTTATCCGAACTTATTAACACGATATTCACATTATCCACAGAAAAATAGGTTTAAAAGTGAATGTTTTTATGTTAATATACAATAAACGTTCGTCTTTCGTGGGAAATCAACGTAAAAATACAAGAAAAATCATGTTATTATTCGAAAAGAAGTGGTACACTAAGGTTGACTATAATTCGAAAAGAGGGAACCCAGTGAGAATAGCAATTTCTTCTGATCACGGAGGCAATAACTTACGTCGTGAGATTATGCAGCTATTAGATGAACTTCAAATTAGCTACGAAGATTTTGGTCCACAATCTGCGGATTCAGTAGACTATCCAGATTACGCAAAACCAGTTTCAGAGGGTGTTGCTAATGGAGAATTTGATAAAGGAATTTTAATTTGTGGTACAGGAATTGGTATGTCCATTGCTGCAAATAAAGTGAAAGGCATTCGTTGTGCATTAGTGCATGATGTATTTAGTGCCAAGGCAACACGTTGCCATAATGATTCAAATATTTTAGCGATGGGTGAACGCGTCATTGGTCCGGGCCTTGCAAGAGAAATTGCACAAACTTGGCTAGAGACAGATTTCGAAGGTGGCCGTCATGCACGCCGCATTGAAAAAATTACAGAACTAGAGCAATAAAGATTTATTATTCCGTGAATGGCATTCGGAAAGGATGTCATTCATGGCATGATTTTAATGAATATAGATGAAGGAGCTGAGCTTAATGGTTGTAAAACAAATACGAACGCATTTGACTCAGTTACTCAGTGAATTTGAAGAGCAAGTCACTTTACGACCCCATACAATTTTTGTCGTAGGATGCTCTACATCTGAAGTGATTGGTCAGAAAATTGGCACAGCGGGTGCGTTGGAAATAGCTGAAGCCATTTACGAGCCGTTACAAGAATTTGCATCAAAACACCAGCTATATTTAGCATTCCAAGGTTGTGAACATATTAACCGTGCTATTACGATGGAGGCATCAGCAGCTGAAAAGTTTGGCTATGATCCAGTAGCGGTAGTCCCAATACGCACGGCAGGTGGGTCAATGTCCGCTTATGCCTACACAAGATTTGCAAGCCCTGTGGTTGTGGAAACAGTCCAGGCACATGCTGGTATTGATATTGGACAAACATTAATTGGTATGCATTTAAAAGCGGTAGCTGTTCCAGTTCGAACATCAGTAAAAATGGTGGGCGAAGCAGTTGTCACAATTGCTACAACACGTCCGAAGCTAATTGGCGGAGAACGTGCAGTATATAAATAATTACCACTTTTATCTGTGGTATAGATAAACGATACTTTAGGAGGCTTTTTCTAACATGGCATATGAAAAATTAGCAGTACAAGACAAAGCAGTATTAGATGGAATTCTTGCAGAGAAAAAACGTCAACAAGCAAATATTGAATTGATTGCATCAGAAAACTTTGTATCAGAAGCAGTTATGGAAGCACAAGGCTCTGTACTGACAAATAAATACGCTGAAGGCTATCCGGGTAAACGTTACTATGGTGGATGTGAACATGTAGACGTTGTAGAAGATATCGCGCGTGACCGTGTGAAAGAAATCTTTGGTGCGGAATATGCAAACGTCCAACCTCACTCAGGTGCGCAAGCAAATATGGCTGTGTACCACACAATTTTAGAACCAGGTGACACGGTTCTTGGTATGAACCTTTCTCATGGTGGTCACTTAACACACGGATCACCAGTAAACTTCTCTGGTATTCTATACAATTTTGTGGAATACGGTGTAACAAAAGATACGCAAGTAATTGATTATGAAGATGTACGTCAAAAGGCATTAGAACATAAGCCAAAACTTATTGTTGCAGGTGCTTCAGCTTATCCACGTGAAATCGATTTCTCTAAATTCCGTGAAATAGCAGACGAAGTAGGCGCATATTTCATGGTTGATATGGCGCACATTGCTGGTCTAGTTGCGGCTGGCGAACACCAATCACCAGTGCCATATGCTGATTTTGTT is a genomic window containing:
- a CDS encoding ABC transporter ATP-binding protein, which codes for MAVLEIDRVAIGYPSALIVNDLSVKIPKEQISTIIGPNGCGKSTLLKAVARVLRTQNGAIYLDGKAIHQLKTKEVAKRMAILPQTATAPGGLTVFELVSYGRFPHQVGFRNLHKEDYEYIHWAIDATGLREYSDRPIEALSGGQRQRVWIAMALAQGTDILVLDEPTTYLDLAHQLDILLLLQKLNKEERRTIIMVLHDLNHASRFSHFLMAMREGNLIVNGSPKEVMTKENLQTVFNIDAEMAVCPFSKNPICLSYQLHDMKV
- a CDS encoding FecCD family ABC transporter permease, yielding MTTSTEVGELNEIQKLQKRSHPIRGAVALIVGIIGLIFTFVLSISFGAADISLGTIWTAVTQYSPGLTTHQVIHDIRLPRVLGAALVGASFAVAGAIMQGMTRNPLADSGLLGLNSGAALMLAICFAFFPGLPYMYLILWSFVGAGLGVLIVYGIGSLSNGGLTPMRLVLAGAAVSTLLGALGEGIALYYRIGQNLAFWYAGGVSGTKWSHLQILSPWILIAMIGALTLSRSITVLSLGEEIAVGLGQRTAAVKVWGMMIVLILAGAAVSVLGAVGFVGLIIPHLTRYIVGHDYRWIISCSILYGALLVVLADLIARMLNPPYETPVGALIAFIGVPFFLYLARKGGKEL
- a CDS encoding FecCD family ABC transporter permease, which produces MSNCYLTPSQIKLKRKNISIMVILIVLIFITFIISMNTGVIKLTPLDILWTLLGQGDAQQQVILFEFRLPRIVIAVFVGMGLAISGAILQGVSKNALADPGILGINAGAGLAVMLYVSFFPITKAAPVYLLPVLAFIGAGLTAVIIYTLSYRRHEGITPMRLILTGVAVAAGISSAMIVLTLRLSPENYQFVATWLAGSIWGSNWLFVFSLLPWLVILLPFVFVKATVLNVLNLGELTAVGLGASIEKERRWLLVAAVGLAGASVSVSGGIGFVGLIAPHLARQLVGAKHQFLLPTAALLGGFLVLMADTVGRSIFEPSEIPTGIVVAVIGAPYFLYLLARLKE
- the rpmE gene encoding 50S ribosomal protein L31, encoding MKQGIHPDYKEATVTCSCGNTFKTGSVKENIVVEFCNECHPFYTGRQKFASADGRVDRFNKKYGLKN
- a CDS encoding thymidine kinase, whose protein sequence is MAQLYFKHGAMNSGKSIEILKVAHNYEEQQKPVMMFTSGLDTRDEVGFVSSRVGLRQQAIPVYEDTNIFELVKNNVVKPYCVLVDEVQFLKKAHVLQLANIVDQLDIPVMGFGLKNDFQNELFEGSQYMLTYADKIEEMKTICWFCHKKATMNLRVDESGKPVYTGDQIQIGGNDSYYPVCRKCHAHPSL
- the prfA gene encoding peptide chain release factor 1, with product MFDRLQAVEDRYERLTELLSDPDIVNDSKKLREYSKEQSDIQETVDTYREYKSVKEQLVDTREMLDSEKDPDMHEMVKEEFNLLKAQQEELEERLRILLIPKDPNDNKNVIMEIRGAAGGDEANIFAGDLFRMYSRYAETQGWKIDIMEATPNPMGGYKEVIFMINGQGAYSKFKFENGAHRVQRVPATESQGRIHTSTATVACLPEVEEVDVEIHEKDIRVDTFASSGAGGQSVNTTMSAVRMTHLPTGVVVSMQDERSQIKNREKAMKILRARVADMYMQEAQKEIDATRKSAVGSGDRSERIRTYNYPQNRVTDHRIGLTIQKLDQIVEGRLDEIIDALILEEQASKLERLNDDL
- the prmC gene encoding peptide chain release factor N(5)-glutamine methyltransferase; amino-acid sequence: MMTYKNVMEALEWASSFLVDNGREQTAARIVMQHVLGTSYSEVMLHLQEELTAEQQETFKALLEEHVSGRPVQYCVGSEEFYGRSFLVDESVLIPRPETEELVLGTINRLPKLFQHQTLKLADIGTGSGAIAISMKLECPELTVIATDLSEDALATAQKNAQRLDADIDFRLGDLTAPLAGEKFDIVLSNPPYIAFDEAQEMSSVVLEHEPHSALFAEEDGLILYRKLAEQLPFYMNSPALIGLEIGYTQGEKVAKFFQDSFPQATVSIEKDINGKPRMIFCEIHV
- a CDS encoding stage II sporulation protein R, yielding MLNEYKIIRLPKQNIFLAFARLVVVAIALQLCILYIPSLVGFAKEAMNDEQEKDFRIRIIANSNTTQDQREKEQLAEDLKPYFMQVATAGFAGNEQILSLKQQIETELNENYPQMDTQVVVGDNLFPPKRQGAVLYPQNVYHSIVVKIGDARGDNWWCSIFPSICEPEKEEVKVEESEEKEQVTFFIWEWIKGLFE
- a CDS encoding L-threonylcarbamoyladenylate synthase, yielding METVCKVVDSNVNSQINYTQAVDILNAGEVVAFPTETVYGLGAVATNDLAVKKIFEAKGRPSDNPLIVHVGTKEEVEIYIEHISEVAKQCMDLFWPGPLTLVMPAKPNVLAKSVTAGLSTVGIRMPDHPVALALLQQLKKPLAAPSANRSGKPSPTEAVHVLDDLGGYIPYILDGGSTGIGFESTVLDVTHEPPVILRPGGITKEMLEAKIGPVIQPNKVEQKLDTTPKAPGMKYTHYAPNAPVYLIDCQLEKVREAVKQLQHEGHAVALLAPANFENSEADFYFSIGEMGSKQEMGAALYNALRACDKTTATIILATTTSTEGVGAAIMNRLEKASGGKWYSSK